Part of the Vagococcus jeotgali genome, ATTGCTCCGGCATTTGAAAAATCATAATTTTTATCAGCGACTTCCTTATCAAAATATGGGATATGTTGGAAGTAATTAGCATCTAATTCTTTTTCTGATAGAGCTTTATTTGGTAGAACATAATCTTGGAAATTAACGATTTCAAGATCATAACCTTTTTCTTTTAAAATCGGTTTAACTTCTTCTAATATCTCTGCGTGTGGTGTCGGAGAAGCTCCAACCTTGATCACTTTATCTTCTTTACTAGATGAGTCTGCTCCTTTGTCACTACCACATGCTCCTAATGTTAATACTGCTACTGCTACAACTCCTAAGGCTAACCATTTCTTTTTCATTTTCATTTCCTCCTAAAATTTTTTATTATCTTTTATCTGTTACTTTTACTAATAAGTCTCCTAACCACTGGACAATAAAGACAATGATTAGCAGTAAAATAGTAGCTACCATAATTACTGTATAGTTATTTCCTAAAAAACCAGCTTGATAAGCTACAGCACCAAGTCCACCTGCTCCAATCACACCTGCCATTGCAGTAAAGCCAATCATCGTAATCGTCGTCACTGTTACACCAGATATTAAAGCTGGTAAACTCTCTGGAATTAAGACTTTAAAAATAATTTGAGTCTGTGTTGCTCCCATGGCTTCACTAGCCTCAAGTACTCCGTGATCCACTTCTCTAAAAGCAATCTCTACTAACCTTGCATAAAAAGGTGCTGCTGAGATTACTAGAGCGGGTATAGCTGCTGTTGCCCCTAACATCGTTCCAATAATTGCTTTTGTGATTGGGAATAATAAAATAATTAAAATAATAAAGGGTATCGAGCGAAATGTATTACTGATAACTGAAACGATACCATATAGTACTTTAAATACTGGTTTGTTACTTTTCCCAAAATAATACAGCATCAACCCAATAATTAAACCAATGATAATTACAAAAAATGTCGCCCAAAGCGTCATATAAAGGGTCTCTTTAGTCGCTTTAACAAAAATATCTGACTTGATTGAACTAAAATCAAAATAAGTTTCTTTAAAACTTTTATCCATATTGTAATACCTCGATTCCTACACCGTTTTTCTCAAAGTAAACTAGACTTTCTGAAACGGTTGATTCTTGTCCTGTCATTTGAACGAGCATTGTTCCAAATGAGCCTTGATTAACTTGTTTAATACTTGCTTGTAGAACGTTTATATCCATATCATAATTTTTAATAGCTGATGAAATGATCGCTTCTGTACTTTTTTTACCTTCAAAAGTTAGTCGTACTATCATTCCTTCTGGTGATTGTGATAATAAATATTCAATCGCATCTTCTTGTTCATCAGTATCCTCATTAACATCTTGTTTCACAAACCTAGCAGTTACAGCATGTTTTGGTTGTTTAAAGACAGATAATACGTCTCCTGTTTCAATGACTACCCCGTGCTCCATCACAACCACTTTATTACAAATTTTTCTAATCACATTCATCTCATGGGTGATTAAAACAATCGTTAAGTTTAGTTTTTTATTAATATCAAGAAGTAAGTCCAGAACTTCCTCTGTCGTTTGTGGGTCAAGGGCACTAGTGGCCTCATCACACAATAATATTTCTGGATCATTAGTCAAAGCACGAGCGATTCCCACACGTTGTTTTTGTCCTCCTGATAATTCACTAGGATAAGCATTCTCACGTCCTTCAAGACCTACTAATTTAATTAGTTCTTTGGCTTTTTCTATTCGTTTTTCTTTTGGAAAACGACTCAATTCAAGAGGTAACATGACATTTTCCATAACAGTTCTAGACCATAACAGATTAAAGTGCTGAAAAATCATTCCGACTTTTTTACGATATTCTCTTAGCTCCTTACCACTTAGGATACTCACGTTTTCTCCTGAGACTAAGACCTCTCCACTTGTTGGTCTCTCTAAATCGTTTAATAGGCGAATTAACGTGCTTTTTCCTGCTCCTGAATAACCTATAATGCCAAAAATATCACCTTTATCAATAGCTAAATTTACATTTTTAACAGCTTCTATCGTTTGTTTTTTTGTTTGATATGTTTTACTCACATCAACTAATTCAATATGATGCATCTATTATCCTCCTTTTAGCTTTTCTACGAAAAAAGCTTCCGTCCTTTATCTACTTTAATATAAAGTAAACAAAGGACGAAAGCATTGTTTCGTGTTACCACCTTTTTTCGTTATCATCTCACAACGATAACCTCACCCAGTACGCAAGAATTCCCTCTTAATACTGTTGTCCGCTAACGGGAACTCCCGAAAAACACTAGCTTTAGCTCATGTTTTTACGCTCAAAGACCATCTTCTATTTTTTTTCTGCTCCTCTTTCTCACCATCCGAGGTCTCTTTATACAGTCCAAAAATGTACTCTTCTTTTCAAAGCGATATGTTATTAAGAAGAATCGTATCAAACTATGAATTTAGTGTCAACCATTTTTCTTTAAATTCGATTTATCGCTCACCTTTTTCTTATTTGCTATTGTCTAGTTTTCATTGTAAAATGAACTGGTAGCAAGGAAAAGTAACGCTTACAATAACTAATCAAAGGGAGTTAATACCATGAATTTTGCAAAATATGTAGATCATACTATTTTAAAACCAGAAGCAACAAAAAAACAAATCAAACTTTTATGTGAAGAGGCAGCTAAGTTCAACTTCGCTTCAGTCTGTGTCAATCCTTATTGGGTATCTTATTCAGCAGAATTATTAAAAGATTCTGATGCTAAAGTTTGTACAGTTATTGGTTTCCCCTTAGGTGCAAATACAACAGCAACTAAAGTGTTTGAAACAATTAATGCCATTGAAAACGGTGCTGATGAAATTGATATGGTGATTAACATCGGCGCATTAAAAGATAAAGATTATGATACTGTTGAAAAAGATATTGCTGCAGTTGTTGAAGCAGCTCATCCAGAAGCAATCGTTAAAGTAATCATCGAGTCTTGTCTATTAACAGACAAGGAAATTGTCAAAGCTTGTGAGTTATCAGTTGCTGCTAAAGCTGATTTTGTTAAAACATCAACTGGATTTTCTACTGGTGGTGCTACTCCAGAAGCTGTAAAATTAATGAAAGAAACTGTTGGTGATAACGCACTAGTTAAAGCCTCAGGTGGTGTACGTTCTAAGGAAGATGCTGAAATCATGATTAAAAATGGTGCAGATCGTTTAGGAACAAGCTCAGGAATCGTTTTAGCCCAAGACTAATCAATTATTAACATTTAACTGACAACTATCATTTTGGTAGTTGTCTTTTTTTATAACTATATAGCTAACTAAAAGTAAGCATATGATTTCCTTTTTTATCAGTTTAGTATTAAAGTGACATTAAGCAAAATATCTAAAAATAAATCCTGAAAAAAGGTAGGCCTCTTACTATGGCTTTTTATGACTTGAATTTCAACACTTATAAGTAGTCACAATAAAACGACAAACATATCATAATGAAGGAGAGAAATAATATGTTAAACAATATCAATCCAGAAAAGGGTATGGAATTTGGTTTATATACTCTAGGAGACCATATGACAAACCCTGTTACAGAAAAAAAAATATCTCAAGAACAACGAATTAAAGAAATTATAGAGCTAGGTGTTTTAGCTGACCAAGCTGGCATTGATGCTTTTGGTGTTGGAGAGAGTCATCAGACTCACTTTGTTAGCCAAGGTCATACTGTTATACTAGGAGCTCTAGCTCAAGCCACAAAGCACATTAAATTACAAAGTTCTGCGACAGTTTTAAGTGTCAGTGATCCAGTTAGAGTCTATGAAGATTTTGCAACGATTGATTTAATATCTGGTGGACGTGCTGAAATAGTAGCTGGACGTGGTTCTAGAGTTGGAGCTTATCATTTACTTGGAGTTGACTTACAAGATTATGACGATATTTTTGAAGAAAAATTAGAATTATTAAAATTACTAAATGAGAGTCAAGATCCCATTAACTGGAGTGGAAATTACCGTAAACCTTTAGAAAATGCCGAAATTCTACCTCAACCAACAACTGGTTCTATACCACTTTGGCGAGCAGTAGGAGGTCATCCTGGTAGTGCCATTAAAGCAGGATATATGGGTGTTCCTATGATGTTGACTACTCTTGGTGGGCCTGCTGTCAATTTTACTCCAGCAGTATCAGCTTATAAAGAGGCTTTATCTGTGAGCGGGTATAAAGTAGATGACTTTCCACTTGGTACAACAAGTTTATTTTATGTAGGAGATACGACTCAAGGTGCTCTAAAGGATATGTACCCTTATTTAAACCAAGGAACAAAATTACTCCGAGGTTCAGATTACCCTAAACAACAATTTGCTAATGCCGTTGATTACCGTGATGCTTTGATGGTTGGAGATAAAAATCAAATTATCGAAAAATTACTTTATCAATATGAATTATTTAGTATGCAACGTTTCAGCGCTCAAATTGATTTAGGTGGTATGCCTTTTGATAAATTAATGAAAAATGTAGAAATTATTGGTCAAGACATTCTACCAGCTATTAAAAAACATACAAAAAGAAAGTAGGAAACAGGATGAATATTGTATTATTATCAGGTTCAGTTGTTGGCAGTAACACTAAAGCTGCTTTGACTTATGTCGAAGAAATATTAAAAAACAAAGCCCCAAATGCCACAATTACTTTTTTAGACTTAGCTCAGTATGACGTTCGTTTTTCTGATGGTAGGCATTATTTTGAATACGAGGGTGACACAAAATTTGTCGCTGAAACTCTAATGGCAGCAGATATTATTTTAATCGGGACACCAGTCTTTCAAGCTTCTATTCCTGCTCCTTTAAAAAATATTTTTGACTTGTTACCTGTTTATGGTCTAAGAGATAAAGTTGTAGGTATATTGGCTACAGCTGGTAGCCAAAAACATTATTTAGTCATGGAACAACAATTAAAACCTATTTTGTTTTACATGAAAGCTCACATTGTCCCTACCTATGTCTTTATCGAAGAAAAAGATATCTTAAGAAAAAAAATTATCAATGATGACACTTTGTTTCGTTTAGATAGACTAGTAGAAGATACTTTTGATTTAAGGGAAGCAAATGCCTTTATTAAAGAAAAAAAAGAAGCTGAATTTGATTTTTAAACATAAAGAGGGTTAGTTAGGCAACGTATTAAGGTTGCTTAACTAACCCTTATCTTTTTTATTTTTTTATCACTAACTCAATTGCTTCTTTAACTTTCTCTTCCCGATCGTGCTCATTTATATCTTCATTACCAATGCATTCAATTAAATTTTCTGCCACGATCACACCAATCGCTCTATCAATACTAGATCTAATTGCTGAGAGTTGTGTCACTACATCCCGGCAACTTTTATCCTCATCTAACATTTTTAAAACACCTCTAATTTGACCTTCAGAGCGTTTAAGTCGGTTACTGACATTACGTTTTGTCTCATCCATTTGGGGGCCCCCTATCTGATTTTACAATGAATTATTCACTGCTTGATATAATAGATAAGAGCCATCAAGATTTTTTGCATCATAACCCATTTGAGATAACATACGTTGAGCAATATAGCTACGCTGACCACTATGACAACTTAAAATAATCTCTTTGTCCTTTGGTAATTCTGACACTCGCTCACGTAAATCATTTAATGGTATGTTAATAAATCCATCAATTGTTCCCTTATCATATTCTTCTTTGCTTCTCACATCGATCAATACAACTCCAGATTCTCTTGCTTCTTCTAACTCATCTAACTGAATGCTCTTAGCGATACCTTCCATTAAATTAAGGGCTGCATAACCAACCATATTAACCACATCTTTAGCTGAACCAAATGGTGGTGCATATGTTAATTCTAATTCTGGTAAATCCTCAACACCTAGGCCACCTTTAATCGCTGTAGCAATCACATCAATTCGCTTATCAGCTCCATCATGACCTACTGCTTGAGCTCCATAAATCTTACCTGTTGTAGGATTAAAAATTAATTTTAGCACAATTGGGCTAGCACCAGGGTAATAACCTGCATGATTTTTTCCTTCCACATGAACCACTTCATAATCATAGCCTAAGTCTTTTACTTGTTTTTCAGTCAAACCAGTAGAGGCAATCGTTTCATCAAAGACACGAACTATAGCTGTACCAATGCTTCCTTTATTCTGACGTTTTACTCCACCAATCACATCAGCTACTTGACGACCTTGTCGGTTAGCAGGAGATGCTAGGGCTATCATTGCATCTTCATTGTTAATTTGGTTTTTAACAATAATCGCATCACCTACAGCATAAATATCATCAACGTTTGTTTGGTAAGTATCATCAACTAAAATACCACCACGCATTCCTAACTTGATACCAGCTGACTCAGCTAGAGCATTTTCAGGTCTAACTCCAACTGACATTAATACTAAATCTGTCTTAATTTTAGCACCATTATTTAACACAAGAGTATGACCATGATCTTCCATCTCAACCACACCTTGTTCTGTTAAAACTTTAACACCTTTATTTTTCAATTCATTAGTAATAAAGGCTGCCATTTCTTTATCTACTGTAGGTAAAACATGAGGTGCCATTTCAATAATGGTTACTTCAATACCACGGTGAGCTAAATTCTCAGCCATCTCTAGGCCGATGAAACCAGCACCAATCACCACAGCTTTTTTAGGATGCTTCTCATCAATGTAAGTCATGACTTGATCCACATCAGGTACGTTTCTTAAAGTAAATAAATTATCAGCCTCATCTATTCCCTTCAGTGGTGGAATAAACGGTTTTGCTCCAGGTGATAAGACTAATTTATCATAAGATAGCGAGTAAGTCTCTCCCTCGTGAGAGATTACTACTTCTTTTTTATCTGGATTTACTTCAATGACCTCTGAATTAGGTCTAACATCTAAATTAAAACGAGCTTTTAACTTTTCAGGTGTTTGAACTAATAAATCATCACGGTTACTGATTTCTCCTGATACATAATAAGGTAGGCCACAATTTGCAAATGACACATAAGGCCCTTTTTCAATAATTACAATATCCATATCTTCATCTAAACGACGTAATCTTGTAGCAGCTGACATACCACCAGCAACGCCACCAACTATAATTGTTCTCATTATTTTTTCCCCACTTTCACTGGTCCCATGAATTGCATCATGCCACCATCAATATTATAAGCTTCTATACCTTCTGCAATTAATTGTTGTGCTGCACGTTTACTTCTTGCTCCTGAAGCACAAATTAAATAAACAGGTTTGCCTTTTCCTTTATATGACTTAATTCTCTCCATAGGAATATTTTTAGCTTTTGCAATATGTCCCTGAGCATATTCCTCAGGACTTCTCACATCGATTAATTCGATTGGTCCTTTTAATTTTGCCTGTAGTTCTGTTTGATTAATACTTGGTACTTTTTTAAATAAAAACATAGGTAACCTCCAACATGTGATTTATTTTCTACACTCACAATATACCCCCTACCCTATTAAAAAGAAACAAATATGCTCATAAACATAATATTTTCTTTAAAAGCTATAGCGTAAGTCAAAAATCATTCTCAAAAGAGTTTAAAAAAAATCTTTTTCTGATAAAATAAAGATATTGATTTATTAGAAAGGAAGTAAACCATGACTGTTTTTAATACTAAGTCAGAAGAAGCCCATTATTATGAAACAAAAGCAAGTGAGGAAGAATACCTAGCCTGGTACAAACAGCAAAATTTCCCCTCACAAGATATGCCCTCTATTACAGTAGATAACGTTTTATTTTGTTACAACAGAGAACAAGATGCTTTAAAAATATTATTAATTAAAAGAAAAACTCATCCCTTTAGAGGTTCATGGGCACTGCCTGGTGGTTTTGTTAGGCGTGGTGAGGCAACGACCGAGAGTTGTATTAGGGAGACAAAAGAAGAAACCAATGTTACTATCACAAGAGAACACGTAGAACAACTTCATACTTTTAGCACACCAAATAGAGATCCTCGTGGTTGGGTGATTACAGTAAGTTATCTAGCTTTTATTGGAGAAGACCCTCTTGAAGCAGGAGATGAAGCACAAGAAGCTTCATGGTTTGATTTAAACCGAGACGAACAATTGCTTACGCTGACTCATGGCAATGAAGCCCATATTTGTTTAGACCTTAAGACTGGTGAATCAAAAGGAGAAGATACTCTGGCTTTTGACCATGCAGAAATTATTATTAAAGCTTTTAATAGAGTTTGTAACAAAATGTATCATGAGCCACAAGTATTAAGAGTATTAGGTGAGGACTTTACAATTACTGAAGCTAGAAAAGTTTATGCTAAATTTTTAGGTGTGGATTTTAAAATGATTGATCATTCGAACTTTAAAAAAGCAATGCTTCCCTACTTTAAGGAAATTGGTGAGAGGTCAACAGGTGTTGGTAGACCTTCTAAAATTTACAAATTAATATCAGATAAGTAAAAAGGAACTATTTCTAATCAAGTTAATTAGAAATGACGACTTTTTATTTTTGTGTTGAACCCTTGTATCAAATAAGATAACAGGGGAGATTGGGAGGAGTGTTTATGATACAAAAATTACAACATAAATTAGGAAAGCGTGTAACAGATACGATTTTCATTACTATAGGGGCTTTTTTAGTTGCCTTTGGTTTTGATGTGTTTTTACTACCAAATAAAATTGTATCTGGTGGCGTTAATGGTTTAACCATTATCTTAAATGAAGTCTTTGGTCTAGCACCTAGTCTAGTTCTATATTCAGTCAATATAGTGCTGCTGATTTTTTGTTATTTTTTCTTAGGTAAAGAAATATTAGCAAAAAGTATCTTGGGTAGCTTATTAGTACCAACCTTTGTTTCTTTACTTAAAGGAGTTTCTATTGGAGAAATCGACATGATTCTGGCTGCTATTTTTGGAGGAATTGTCGTTGGTTTAGGAATTGGTTTGGTTTACTTAGGAAATGGTTCTACCGGTGGAACAAGCTTAATTGCGTTATTAATTCAAAAATTCATTCCAGCTAAACTAGGTGTGTTACTTGGTTTTTGTGATGGATTAATTATTATTAGTGCCTTATTTGTTTTTAATATTCAGACCGTTCTATTTGCTTTAATCTCACTTTACTTAACAAGTAAGATGATTGATACCGTTCAAGTAGGACCTGACTTTTCTAAAAACGTCTTTATCATCTCTGATAATCAAGATGATATTAAAGAGATGATTATTAACGACTTAAACTTTGGTGCTTCTATTGTTCCGATTGAAGGTGGCTTAAAATCAGAAAATAAAAAAATGATTATGACCGTCATTCAAGAAGAACGATATTTGGATTTAAAACAAGCTGTATTACAAATTGACCCAAATGCTTTTATGGTCATCACAAGTGCCAATGAAGTGGTTGGAAAAGGATTTTCTACAGCTAGATCATAATTAACAAAAATGCAGAGGAAGCGAGATATTGATATCACTTCCTCTGCATTTTTTGTATAAAAAAAACTAACCTTCTCAGGCTAGTTTTCTGCGTCATTGCTTAGTATGTTTAGACGAACTCTTTTAGGTTCTGTTGTACGAACACTATAAACAATGGTACGAATGGCTTTGATCACTCGACCTTGTTTACCAATAATTCGGCCGACATCTTCTGGAGAAACTTTTAAGTCATACTCCATAAAATCGTTCTCTTCTCTCACATCTAATTCAACAGCGTCGGGTTGACTAACTAACGGACGGACAATGGTTAATACCAAATTCTTTACATCAGTCATTCATGTCCCCACCTTATTTTTTAGTATATTTAGCTTCGTGATGTTTTTTCATGATTCCTTCACGAGATAAAATATTACGAACTGTATCAGAAGGTTGTGCACCTTTAGATAACCATTCTAAGATTGTTTCTTCTTCTACTGTAATTGTAGCTGGGTTTGTTAAGGGGTTATATGTTCCCACAACTTCGATGTAACGTCCATCACGAGGTGAACGAGAATCTGCTACTACCATACGATAAAAAGGTTTCTTTTTAGAACCCATACGTTTTAAACGAATTTTAACTGCCATTAATGAGGCACCTCCACATTTCTTTTAATCACAAAAATTAGTTTAACAGGTTTCTAGACCAATGTAAAGTGTTTTTTCTTTACAGGTTGAATTTTATTTGTTTTTTTGTGAATTCAATGCCTAAATATCGTTATCCTCATTTATTTACCTATAAGCTTTCGGTAGTATAAAAGCACCTAATGCTTCTATGAGTACTCCAACATCAATCAGCAATTGATCATTTCCTTTACTAGCCATGAACTGAACACCAATTGGCATCTCTTCTTGTTTGGTTACGTGAGTTGGTAAGCTGATAGCTGGTTGTCCAGTTAAATTAGCTAATTGTGTATAAGGTGTAATAGCTAGACTTTTTTCAAACATGTCATAAACTAGACTTGCTAATTCTTCTTTATCTAACTCACTAGCTCTAGTCATCTCTTCTCTAATCTTATCACTCTGTAAATCCTCATCTATCTTAGGTGCAATTCCTGTTGCTGTTGGTGATAAGAATAAATCATACTCTTCAAATAAGGTTTCCATTTTAAATGTTGCTTCATCCCATTCATTAAATGAAGAGGCATAATCAGCAGCTGATAATTGTAAGCCATATTGATACAAAGTCCATGACATAGGTTCCATATCATCCCTAGTTAACTCACGTCCAATTGCCTGAGAAATACCAGCCATCATATTAGCTGTCTCCCCGCCATTCATTTTATAATAACTTCTGATTAAACGTGCCCCGTCAACTGGATAGGGAATTGCTTCAACACTATGTCCCATACTCTCAAGTAAACTAACCATGTTCCCTACTGCAAGTTTTGCTTCATCTGATACAAAAGAGTCTATTGGAGAGTCTACACAAACAGCAATTTTTAACGGTCTACCTTTTTCAGGTAAATGTTCTTGGGGCATTAAAAATGGTGAAATCTGATTAGTTGGTTTTAATAAATCAAGTAATCTAGCAGTATCTCTCATAGATACTGTCAAAGCAAAATTAACAGAAGCCCCTTGCCAATCACGCCAACTACTTGGTCCTGTTACAATTCTTCCTCGGCTAGGCTTCATCCCTATTAGTCCTGAAAAACTAGCTGGTATTCTAATAGAACCTCCACCATCACTTGCCCCAGCAATAGGTGAGATACCAGAAGCTACAACAGAAGCTGCTCCACCACTGCTTCCTCCTGCATGGTAATCCTTATTCCACACATTTTTTGTTGTGTTATAACAAGCTGGATCTGATATATTTTTAAATCCAAACTCTGGTGCTGTTGTAACACCTAAAGGAACAAAACCAATATCTTCTATTCTAGCCATATAACTATTAGTTTCAGAAGCTTTTAATCCCTTAAACAAACGAGACCCTGATGTTTGTGCCATTCCTTCTCTATTTTGTCCTAAATCTTTAATTGGAAAGGGAACACCATAAAAGGGCTGTTGTGATACTTTACTCTTTTTAGTCTGTAAGAGTTGTTGTGAAAATTCTGGTTCTAACTCGGTAAAGGCATGTAAGTCTTGATGCTCTCTAGCCTTTCTTACGACAGAGTCTATCAATTCTTCTGGAGTTACCTCTTTTTTTCTAATTAGTTCTGCATAATATGTCGCATCTTTAATCATTTTTCATCCTCCTTAACATATCTAGTTAATCATATTTAGATTTTTAATCAATGAAAGGGGATTATTTTCGCACTACTAGCTCTTTTTGGTAGCTATTTTAAGTCAAACTAGAACAATTTTGTTTATTTTATTATTTGATTGAAATAGTTCTCTAAATCTTTTGGTCTCTTTAATATGACAACCTTTCCTGGATGTTGAGTTTTTAAAGATAGAAAGAATGACTTTTGCTTTCTTCCTTTATAAAGTACCCACCAAATAAAAGAAAAATCTAATTGTTCTATGCAGCCCTTAGCCATATCAGGACGTACTTGTCCTCTATATTTATGACTCCTTTTTAATACACGGTACAAACAACGCCAAGGAGAATACATAAAAATAATAGTCATATCAGCTTCTTTAACTCTACGATTTCTTAAAAAATTACTGTAATTACCATCAATCACCCAAGAAGAGTTTTCATCTAAAAAATGAGTGACTAACTGTCTGGCTTCATCTCTATCCCTTAGTTTCCAATTATCTATAAATTGAATTTGATCTAGATGTAGACTAGGTAAGTCTTGTGTTTTAGAAAAGTATCTAGTCAACGTTGACTTACCACTACCACTAAATCCCATCATAGCTATTTTCATTCCCTACCTTCTAGACAAAAAAATAGAAGATTTTCATCTTCTATTTTTTCTTTTTATTTTTCTTTTGTTTTGCTTTTTTCTTATTTTTCTTCTTCGTTTGTTTAACCATACGATTCATAGCCATTTTTCCAAGCTTGCCTTTCATGCCAGTTCCCATCATCTCTTCCATTCCAGGTGGCATGTTGCCTTTACTCATTTGTTGCATCATCTTACGTGATTCGTTAAATTGTTTGATCATACGATTCACTTCAACTACTGAATTTCCAGAACCAGCT contains:
- a CDS encoding methionine ABC transporter permease, which translates into the protein MDKSFKETYFDFSSIKSDIFVKATKETLYMTLWATFFVIIIGLIIGLMLYYFGKSNKPVFKVLYGIVSVISNTFRSIPFIILIILLFPITKAIIGTMLGATAAIPALVISAAPFYARLVEIAFREVDHGVLEASEAMGATQTQIIFKVLIPESLPALISGVTVTTITMIGFTAMAGVIGAGGLGAVAYQAGFLGNNYTVIMVATILLLIIVFIVQWLGDLLVKVTDKR
- a CDS encoding methionine ABC transporter ATP-binding protein, with translation MHHIELVDVSKTYQTKKQTIEAVKNVNLAIDKGDIFGIIGYSGAGKSTLIRLLNDLERPTSGEVLVSGENVSILSGKELREYRKKVGMIFQHFNLLWSRTVMENVMLPLELSRFPKEKRIEKAKELIKLVGLEGRENAYPSELSGGQKQRVGIARALTNDPEILLCDEATSALDPQTTEEVLDLLLDINKKLNLTIVLITHEMNVIRKICNKVVVMEHGVVIETGDVLSVFKQPKHAVTARFVKQDVNEDTDEQEDAIEYLLSQSPEGMIVRLTFEGKKSTEAIISSAIKNYDMDINVLQASIKQVNQGSFGTMLVQMTGQESTVSESLVYFEKNGVGIEVLQYG
- the deoC gene encoding deoxyribose-phosphate aldolase, with protein sequence MNFAKYVDHTILKPEATKKQIKLLCEEAAKFNFASVCVNPYWVSYSAELLKDSDAKVCTVIGFPLGANTTATKVFETINAIENGADEIDMVINIGALKDKDYDTVEKDIAAVVEAAHPEAIVKVIIESCLLTDKEIVKACELSVAAKADFVKTSTGFSTGGATPEAVKLMKETVGDNALVKASGGVRSKEDAEIMIKNGADRLGTSSGIVLAQD
- a CDS encoding LLM class flavin-dependent oxidoreductase, producing MLNNINPEKGMEFGLYTLGDHMTNPVTEKKISQEQRIKEIIELGVLADQAGIDAFGVGESHQTHFVSQGHTVILGALAQATKHIKLQSSATVLSVSDPVRVYEDFATIDLISGGRAEIVAGRGSRVGAYHLLGVDLQDYDDIFEEKLELLKLLNESQDPINWSGNYRKPLENAEILPQPTTGSIPLWRAVGGHPGSAIKAGYMGVPMMLTTLGGPAVNFTPAVSAYKEALSVSGYKVDDFPLGTTSLFYVGDTTQGALKDMYPYLNQGTKLLRGSDYPKQQFANAVDYRDALMVGDKNQIIEKLLYQYELFSMQRFSAQIDLGGMPFDKLMKNVEIIGQDILPAIKKHTKRK
- a CDS encoding NADPH-dependent FMN reductase, with protein sequence MNIVLLSGSVVGSNTKAALTYVEEILKNKAPNATITFLDLAQYDVRFSDGRHYFEYEGDTKFVAETLMAADIILIGTPVFQASIPAPLKNIFDLLPVYGLRDKVVGILATAGSQKHYLVMEQQLKPILFYMKAHIVPTYVFIEEKDILRKKIINDDTLFRLDRLVEDTFDLREANAFIKEKKEAEFDF
- a CDS encoding metal-sensitive transcriptional regulator, producing the protein MDETKRNVSNRLKRSEGQIRGVLKMLDEDKSCRDVVTQLSAIRSSIDRAIGVIVAENLIECIGNEDINEHDREEKVKEAIELVIKK
- a CDS encoding FAD-dependent oxidoreductase, producing MRTIIVGGVAGGMSAATRLRRLDEDMDIVIIEKGPYVSFANCGLPYYVSGEISNRDDLLVQTPEKLKARFNLDVRPNSEVIEVNPDKKEVVISHEGETYSLSYDKLVLSPGAKPFIPPLKGIDEADNLFTLRNVPDVDQVMTYIDEKHPKKAVVIGAGFIGLEMAENLAHRGIEVTIIEMAPHVLPTVDKEMAAFITNELKNKGVKVLTEQGVVEMEDHGHTLVLNNGAKIKTDLVLMSVGVRPENALAESAGIKLGMRGGILVDDTYQTNVDDIYAVGDAIIVKNQINNEDAMIALASPANRQGRQVADVIGGVKRQNKGSIGTAIVRVFDETIASTGLTEKQVKDLGYDYEVVHVEGKNHAGYYPGASPIVLKLIFNPTTGKIYGAQAVGHDGADKRIDVIATAIKGGLGVEDLPELELTYAPPFGSAKDVVNMVGYAALNLMEGIAKSIQLDELEEARESGVVLIDVRSKEEYDKGTIDGFINIPLNDLRERVSELPKDKEIILSCHSGQRSYIAQRMLSQMGYDAKNLDGSYLLYQAVNNSL
- a CDS encoding rhodanese-like domain-containing protein, giving the protein MFLFKKVPSINQTELQAKLKGPIELIDVRSPEEYAQGHIAKAKNIPMERIKSYKGKGKPVYLICASGARSKRAAQQLIAEGIEAYNIDGGMMQFMGPVKVGKK
- a CDS encoding NUDIX hydrolase — protein: MTVFNTKSEEAHYYETKASEEEYLAWYKQQNFPSQDMPSITVDNVLFCYNREQDALKILLIKRKTHPFRGSWALPGGFVRRGEATTESCIRETKEETNVTITREHVEQLHTFSTPNRDPRGWVITVSYLAFIGEDPLEAGDEAQEASWFDLNRDEQLLTLTHGNEAHICLDLKTGESKGEDTLAFDHAEIIIKAFNRVCNKMYHEPQVLRVLGEDFTITEARKVYAKFLGVDFKMIDHSNFKKAMLPYFKEIGERSTGVGRPSKIYKLISDK
- a CDS encoding YitT family protein; this translates as MIQKLQHKLGKRVTDTIFITIGAFLVAFGFDVFLLPNKIVSGGVNGLTIILNEVFGLAPSLVLYSVNIVLLIFCYFFLGKEILAKSILGSLLVPTFVSLLKGVSIGEIDMILAAIFGGIVVGLGIGLVYLGNGSTGGTSLIALLIQKFIPAKLGVLLGFCDGLIIISALFVFNIQTVLFALISLYLTSKMIDTVQVGPDFSKNVFIISDNQDDIKEMIINDLNFGASIVPIEGGLKSENKKMIMTVIQEERYLDLKQAVLQIDPNAFMVITSANEVVGKGFSTARS
- a CDS encoding KH domain-containing protein → MTDVKNLVLTIVRPLVSQPDAVELDVREENDFMEYDLKVSPEDVGRIIGKQGRVIKAIRTIVYSVRTTEPKRVRLNILSNDAEN
- the rpsP gene encoding 30S ribosomal protein S16 — encoded protein: MAVKIRLKRMGSKKKPFYRMVVADSRSPRDGRYIEVVGTYNPLTNPATITVEEETILEWLSKGAQPSDTVRNILSREGIMKKHHEAKYTKK